The Sesamum indicum cultivar Zhongzhi No. 13 linkage group LG6, S_indicum_v1.0, whole genome shotgun sequence genome has a segment encoding these proteins:
- the LOC105165328 gene encoding F-box/LRR-repeat protein 17-like produces the protein MHGHQPHPATPVPDAAFLIKRGKKRGNYSCGRCGLPKKGHKCPFNQSDDGISTPVSAADGAGGVGDSAIATLNSAYEAASGNLTDASPQSVVFPVPVARRRRALSFDDVGVDEEEMEDEWIHPELDLETGKLPAFCLWEVLRRLPPAGLLSAARVCRGWRETTRRLWRAAEELRLRVPANAQIGFVGSVLQKCPGLVKLSLRMERDFDATMLACIAFSCPNLQSLEIFTSDAAVNWISGDELSRFVADKRFLTSLKMEGCCNLGGFIFSSSSLTTLWLSGLHSLSKMVFDCPKLKEISLDFSQQENDSTDITAVVDALGRSSPKLQNIHIASVLLSHAAVLALTAANLRELRMLSLVLGLEITDASVAAIASSFPKLELLDLSGSSISDSGIGMICNVFPETLSKLLLALCPYITSSGIQFAAAQLPHLELMDCGMTICDSNPEKSADEEESDNDLQKTPNSKLHHIYQKLIIKHSRLKKLSLWGCSGLDALYLNCPRLNDLNLNSCRNLHPERLLLQCPDLESVHASDCQDMLINTLETQVCHDCLAVETHFPSKRLPDGSKRVGVPYSYNLEPSDDYKKSRRAAKRQCAVIVTS, from the exons ATGCATGGTCACCAGCCCCACCCAGCCACTCCCGTCCCCGACGCTGCTTTCCTTATTAAGCGCGGCAAGAAGCGGGGGAACTATAGCTGTGGTCGCTGTGGATTGCCCAAGAAGGGTCATAAATGCCCTTTCAACCAGAGCGACGATGGTATCTCCACTCCTGTTTCCGCCGCTGATGGCGCCGGCGGTGTGGGTGACTCTGCCATAGCTACCCTCAACTCTGCATATGAGGCGGCATCGGGGAACCTGACAGACGCGTCACCTCAGTCGGTGGTTTTTCCTGTGCCTGTAGCGAGGCGCCGGAGAGCTCTGTCTTTCGACGATGTTGGCGTAGATGAGGAGGAGATGGAGGATGAGTGGATCCATCCGGAGCTGGATTTGGAGACGGGGAAGTTGCCGGCATTTTGTTTGTGGGAAGTTTTAAGAAGGTTGCCGCCCGCGGGGTTGCTATCGGCCGCGAGGGTGTGTAGGGGGTGGAGGGAGACTACGAGGAGGCTTTGGCGGGCAGCTGAGGAGCTTCGACTTCGGGTGCCCGCAAACGCGCAGATTGGATTTGTTGGATCCGTGTTGCAGAAATGCCCGGGACTTGTAAAACTCTCTCTTAGAATGGAAAG GGATTTTGATGCAACGATGCTTGCCTGCATTGCCTTTTCGTGTCCTAATTTGCAGTCTCTGGAAATTTTTACGTCTGACGCTGCTGTGAATTGGATCTCAGG GGATGAGTTGAGTCGCTTTGTCGCTGACAAAAGGTTCCTAACAAGTCTCAAGATGGAAGGGTGCTGCAACCTTGggggttttattttttcttcctctAGTCTGACTACTCTTTGGCTTTCAGGCCTTCACTCCCTCTCTAAGATG GTTTTTGACTGCCCCAAGTTGAAGGAGATCTCTTTGGATTTTTCCCAGCAAGAAAATGACAGCACTGATATTACCGCTGTTGTGGATGCTCTTGGAAGAAGCTCCCCCAAGCTTCAAAACATTCACATTGCTTCAGTTCTGCTTTCACATGCTGCAGTTCTGGCTCTCACAGCTGCTAATTTGAG GGAATTGAGGATGCTTTCTCTTGTTCTTGGATTAGAGATAACTGATGCATCAGTTGCAGCTATTGCATCAAGCTTTCCGAAGCTGGAGTTGCTTGATCTAAGTGG GTCTAGCATCAGCGACAGTGGCATTGGAATGATCTGCAATGTCTTTCCTGAGACATTATCAAAACTTCTACTTGCTCTTTGTCCCTACATCACTTCCA GTGGAATCCAATTTGCTGCTGCCCAACTGCCTCATCTTGAACTTATGGACTGTGGAATGACAATTTGTGATTCCAATCCTGAAAAATCTGCTGATGAAGAGGAAAGTGATAATGATCTACAGAAAACACCCAACAGCAAGTTGCACCACATATACCAGAAGCTGATTATCAAACATAGCCGTTTGAAGAAACTAAGTTTATGGGGTTGTTCTGGATTGGAT GCATTGTACTTGAACTGCCCTCGACTTAATGATTTGAATCTCAACTCTTGCAGAAATTTACATCCAG AGAGACTGCTACTTCAGTGCCCTGATTTAGAAAGCGTGCATGCATCAGATTGCCAAGACATGCTGATCAACACCCTTGAGACTCAG GTCTGCCATGATTGTTTGGCTGTAGAAACTCATTTTCCTTCCAAACGACTGCCAGATGGCTCCAAAAGAGTTGGGGTTCCATATTCTTACAACCTTGAG CCATCTGATGATTACAAGAAATCGAGAAGGGCTGCGAAACGCCAATGTGCAGTGATAGTAACCTCATAA